One genomic region from Acidobacteriota bacterium encodes:
- a CDS encoding M3 family metallopeptidase, with the protein MKLSLRFPKSCAAAAALLLGLAALTTASCSKSDKNAATTDGTPDVLLAEWTGPYGGVPPFDRVKVGDFKPALEEGMKQALAEIDAIAANPRPPDFENTVAALERSGRALDRATTVFGVWSTSMSSDEFRAVEEEMAPKLAEFRDKVMQNPRLFERIEKVYQARESSGLDQEQQRLVWDYYTDFVREGAKLTPEEKARVAEINRELADLYTRFSNNLLHDEEGYALYLEAGQLGGLPESYVQAAAQAAADRGEQGKYAVLNTRSSMDPFLTYSSERALRERVWRTYYSRGDNGDAYDNNGVIARILELRAERTRLQGYPTFAHRATEKQVAKTPEAATALMMKVWPAAVARVREEVADMQSIADREGAKIRIEPWDYRFYAEKVRKAKYDLDSREVKEHLELEKLREAMMWAAGELYGFRFEPVSGVPVYHPDVRVWEVRREGKHVGLWYFDPYARPGKRSGAWMNAYRRQHRLDGGETTVVSNNSNFVKGAPGEPVLLSWDDAETMFHEFGHALHGLAADSTYPSLSGTAVARDYVELPSQINEQWLGTPEVLGRFALHHKTGKPMPAALIGRIEKARTFNQGFMTVEFLASALVDMKVHTLADPRGFDPDRFERETLAEIGMPGELPMRHRMPQFSHIFSSEGYAAGYYAYLWADALTADAWEAFAEGGGAWDREVARRFYDQVLSKGNTVDPEIAYRSFRGRDMDTDALMRDRGFPVR; encoded by the coding sequence ATGAAACTCTCGCTCCGTTTTCCGAAATCGTGCGCCGCGGCCGCGGCGCTGTTACTGGGACTTGCCGCCTTGACCACCGCCTCCTGCTCAAAATCGGATAAAAACGCCGCCACGACCGACGGGACCCCGGACGTCCTGCTGGCCGAGTGGACCGGCCCCTACGGCGGGGTCCCCCCCTTCGACCGGGTGAAGGTGGGCGATTTCAAGCCCGCCCTCGAGGAGGGGATGAAGCAGGCGCTCGCCGAAATCGACGCGATCGCCGCCAACCCCCGGCCGCCCGATTTCGAGAACACCGTCGCCGCCCTGGAGCGGAGCGGGCGGGCGCTCGACCGGGCCACCACCGTCTTCGGCGTCTGGTCCACCTCCATGTCCTCGGACGAGTTCCGGGCCGTGGAGGAGGAGATGGCGCCCAAACTGGCGGAGTTCCGCGACAAGGTGATGCAGAACCCGCGCCTCTTCGAGCGGATCGAAAAGGTGTACCAGGCCCGGGAGAGTTCGGGGCTGGACCAGGAGCAGCAGCGCCTGGTCTGGGACTACTACACCGACTTCGTGCGCGAGGGGGCCAAACTCACCCCGGAGGAGAAGGCCCGGGTGGCCGAGATCAACCGCGAGCTGGCCGACCTCTACACCAGGTTCAGCAACAACCTGCTGCACGACGAGGAGGGCTACGCCCTTTACCTCGAGGCCGGCCAGCTGGGGGGGCTTCCGGAGAGCTACGTCCAGGCCGCGGCCCAGGCGGCCGCCGACCGGGGGGAGCAGGGGAAATACGCGGTCCTGAACACCCGTTCGTCGATGGACCCCTTCCTCACCTACTCCTCCGAACGCGCCCTGCGCGAACGGGTATGGCGCACCTACTACAGCCGCGGCGACAACGGGGACGCCTACGACAACAACGGTGTCATCGCGCGGATCCTGGAGCTCCGGGCCGAGCGGACCCGGCTGCAGGGATACCCGACCTTCGCCCACCGGGCCACGGAAAAGCAGGTGGCCAAGACGCCCGAGGCCGCCACGGCGCTGATGATGAAGGTGTGGCCGGCGGCCGTAGCGCGCGTCCGCGAGGAGGTGGCCGACATGCAATCGATCGCCGACCGCGAGGGGGCGAAGATCCGGATCGAGCCGTGGGACTACCGCTTCTACGCCGAGAAAGTGCGCAAGGCGAAGTACGACCTCGACTCGCGCGAGGTCAAGGAGCACCTCGAGCTCGAAAAGCTGAGGGAGGCGATGATGTGGGCCGCCGGGGAACTCTACGGCTTCCGCTTCGAACCGGTGTCGGGCGTCCCGGTCTACCACCCCGACGTGCGCGTCTGGGAGGTGCGGCGCGAGGGGAAGCACGTGGGTCTCTGGTACTTCGACCCCTACGCCCGCCCGGGGAAACGTTCGGGGGCCTGGATGAACGCCTACCGGCGCCAGCACCGCCTCGACGGGGGGGAGACCACCGTCGTCTCGAACAACTCCAATTTCGTGAAGGGGGCGCCGGGGGAACCGGTGCTGCTCTCCTGGGACGACGCCGAGACCATGTTCCACGAGTTCGGCCACGCGCTGCACGGCCTGGCGGCCGACTCGACCTACCCGTCGCTGTCGGGCACGGCGGTGGCACGCGATTACGTGGAGCTCCCCTCCCAGATCAACGAGCAGTGGCTCGGCACGCCCGAAGTGCTGGGCCGCTTCGCCCTGCACCACAAGACGGGCAAGCCGATGCCGGCCGCCCTCATCGGCAGGATCGAAAAGGCGCGGACGTTCAACCAGGGCTTCATGACGGTCGAATTCCTGGCGAGCGCGCTCGTGGACATGAAGGTGCACACCCTGGCCGACCCGCGCGGCTTCGACCCCGACCGCTTCGAGCGGGAGACCCTGGCGGAGATCGGCATGCCGGGGGAGCTGCCGATGCGTCACCGCATGCCGCAGTTCTCCCACATCTTTTCGAGCGAGGGGTACGCGGCCGGGTACTACGCCTATCTCTGGGCGGACGCCCTGACGGCCGACGCCTGGGAAGCCTTTGCCGAGGGGGGGGGAGCCTGGGACCGCGAGGTGGCGCGCCGCTTCTACGACCAGGTGCTCAGCAAGGGGAACACGGTGGATCCGGAAATCGCCTACCGCTCCTTCCGCGGGCGCGACATGGACACCGACGCCCTGATGCGTGACCGGGGATTCCCGGTCCGCTGA
- the pruA gene encoding L-glutamate gamma-semialdehyde dehydrogenase, whose translation MHTEFKNEKLTDFSQEANRAAQLEALQLVRSRLGREYDLIIGGKRVQSRKRFNSINPADRSEIIGTFQGASAERAAEAVDAATRAFGEWSRFSAEHRADLLFRVAELLRGRRLEMNAWMMLEAGKTWGEADADTAEAIDFCEFYAREALRYAEPQPLVPLPGETNELRYLPLGAGAVIAPWNFPCAIALGMTAAAFVAGNTVVLKPSSDAPAVAALLMEILEEAGVPPGVVNFVTGSGGEAGEGLVKCARTRFVAFTGSKETGLRIVEEAARPRPGQIWIKRVIAEMGGKDYIIVDEDADLDDALEGVVSSAFGYQGQKCSACSRLILHEKVYADFVERLVERAAGIRVGPASDPASGMGPVINEGALGRILKYVETGKREGKLVTGGSALDGNGFFMQPTVIIDVKPTATIAREEIFGPVLAVIRAGSFDEAVAIANDSEYGLTGAVYGTNQGRLERAKAECHVGNLYLNRKCTGAMVGVHPFGGFNMSGTNSKAGGRDYLMHFTQAKVISEKTFVSG comes from the coding sequence ATGCACACCGAATTCAAGAACGAGAAGCTGACCGATTTCAGCCAGGAGGCCAACCGCGCCGCCCAGCTCGAGGCGCTGCAGCTCGTCCGGTCGCGGCTGGGACGGGAGTACGACCTCATCATCGGCGGCAAGCGGGTCCAGTCGCGCAAGCGTTTCAACTCGATCAACCCCGCCGACAGGTCCGAAATCATCGGGACCTTCCAGGGGGCCAGCGCCGAGAGGGCGGCCGAGGCCGTGGACGCCGCGACCCGGGCGTTCGGGGAGTGGAGCCGGTTCTCGGCCGAGCACAGGGCCGACCTCCTCTTTCGCGTCGCGGAGCTTCTGCGCGGGCGGCGCCTGGAAATGAACGCCTGGATGATGCTCGAGGCGGGAAAGACCTGGGGAGAGGCGGACGCCGACACCGCCGAGGCCATCGACTTCTGCGAATTCTACGCCCGGGAAGCGTTGCGCTACGCCGAGCCGCAGCCGCTCGTTCCGCTGCCGGGGGAGACGAACGAGCTCCGTTACCTCCCGCTCGGCGCCGGCGCCGTCATCGCCCCCTGGAATTTCCCCTGCGCCATCGCCCTGGGAATGACGGCCGCCGCCTTCGTCGCCGGCAACACCGTCGTGCTGAAGCCCTCCTCGGACGCCCCGGCCGTGGCCGCCCTGCTGATGGAGATCCTGGAGGAAGCGGGGGTCCCCCCGGGGGTGGTGAATTTCGTCACCGGCAGCGGCGGGGAGGCGGGCGAAGGACTGGTCAAATGCGCGCGCACCCGTTTCGTGGCCTTCACCGGTTCGAAGGAAACGGGGCTGCGCATCGTAGAGGAGGCCGCGCGGCCGCGTCCGGGCCAGATCTGGATCAAGCGCGTCATCGCCGAGATGGGGGGGAAGGACTACATCATCGTCGACGAGGACGCGGACCTCGACGACGCGCTCGAAGGGGTCGTCTCCAGCGCCTTCGGGTACCAGGGGCAGAAATGCTCGGCCTGCTCGCGCCTGATCCTGCACGAAAAGGTCTACGCCGATTTCGTGGAACGCCTCGTCGAGCGGGCCGCCGGGATCCGGGTGGGGCCGGCGAGCGATCCCGCGAGCGGCATGGGCCCCGTTATCAACGAGGGCGCCCTGGGCCGCATCCTCAAGTACGTGGAGACCGGGAAGCGGGAGGGGAAGCTGGTCACGGGCGGCTCCGCCCTGGACGGCAACGGCTTTTTCATGCAGCCGACGGTCATCATCGACGTCAAGCCCACCGCCACGATCGCCCGGGAGGAGATCTTCGGGCCGGTGCTCGCCGTCATCCGGGCGGGGAGTTTCGATGAGGCGGTGGCGATCGCCAACGACAGCGAATACGGGCTGACCGGGGCGGTCTACGGCACCAACCAGGGGCGCCTCGAGCGGGCCAAGGCGGAGTGCCACGTGGGGAACCTCTACCTGAACCGGAAGTGCACCGGGGCCATGGTCGGCGTCCACCCCTTCGGCGGCTTCAACATGAGCGGGACGAACTCCAAGGCGGGCGGCCGCGATTACCTGATGCACTTCACCCAGGCCAAGGTCATCTCGGAGAAGACGTTCGTCAGCGGCTAG
- a CDS encoding ExsB family transcriptional regulator gives MKVDKFIADKVRDIQLAVGDGLAINALSGGVDSSVVTALGHRALGDRLKTYFIDNGLMRQGEPARVAAEFRKLGIRVEVLDASRAFLSALKGITDPEEKREAITQTFYKKVFGRLVVKSRAKYLLQGTILTDVDETVAGIKRQHNVFAQLGIDPQKAFGYQILEPLIELRKDGVRKVGRGLGLPESMFARIPFPGPALAARVIGEATPARLALVRRATAILEAALKDVPAFQYLAILHEDRVTGMRDHKRVFGNQIEIRCWDSLDARTARPTRLSYDLLEAVAKKITRTIPEVVSVTYNITSKPTSTIEAV, from the coding sequence ATGAAGGTGGACAAATTTATCGCGGACAAGGTCCGGGACATCCAACTGGCGGTGGGGGACGGGCTGGCGATCAACGCCCTTTCGGGCGGGGTGGATTCCTCCGTGGTCACGGCGCTCGGGCACCGGGCGCTGGGGGACCGGCTGAAGACGTACTTCATCGACAACGGGCTGATGCGCCAGGGGGAGCCGGCGCGCGTGGCGGCCGAATTCAGGAAACTCGGGATCCGGGTCGAAGTCCTGGACGCCTCGCGCGCTTTTCTCTCCGCGCTGAAGGGGATCACCGACCCCGAGGAGAAGCGTGAGGCCATCACCCAGACTTTCTACAAGAAGGTCTTCGGGCGGCTCGTCGTCAAGAGCAGGGCCAAGTACCTCCTGCAGGGGACGATCCTGACCGACGTGGACGAAACGGTGGCGGGGATCAAGCGCCAGCACAACGTCTTCGCGCAGCTCGGCATCGATCCGCAGAAGGCGTTCGGGTACCAGATCCTGGAACCGCTGATCGAACTGCGCAAGGACGGGGTGCGCAAGGTCGGGCGCGGACTGGGACTCCCCGAGAGCATGTTCGCCCGCATCCCCTTCCCGGGCCCCGCGCTGGCCGCGCGCGTCATCGGCGAGGCGACCCCGGCGCGACTGGCCCTGGTGCGCCGGGCCACGGCCATCCTGGAGGCGGCGCTCAAGGACGTGCCGGCGTTCCAGTACCTGGCCATCCTGCACGAAGACCGGGTGACGGGGATGCGGGACCACAAGCGCGTCTTCGGCAACCAGATCGAAATCCGCTGCTGGGACAGCCTCGACGCGCGCACGGCCCGGCCCACCCGGCTCTCCTACGACCTCCTGGAAGCCGTTGCGAAGAAGATCACCCGGACGATCCCGGAAGTGGTCAGCGTGACCTACAACATCACGTCGAAACCGACCTCCACGATCGAGGCGGTTTAG
- a CDS encoding PAS domain S-box protein: MSGKPSLEELQEKIRRLEGEAEERGRALREALAGELRLRTLIEMAVDGILQGSSEGVITDANTSAQQIFGVTRAELIGRHIGELFPPRSLAAHPLRFDLLAAGGVVVTEREVERPDGERAFVEMHSRRMPDGSYHSIIRDISGRKKAEALLEESVARRVREQEFSQLLLDTTPAFIVAIGFDGRTRMMNRALLDALGYTPAEIRGADYLETFVPPEERKELRAVFDRLIREGISTVNENRIVGRSGQSRLVEWQGRTVVEEGKNAGFFVGVGIDITRRKEAESELRHREYVLNRIFDVLPIGLWFADRDGTLLRGNPAGVRIWGAEPTVPLDGYGIFKARRLPSGEEVGPDDWALVRTIREGVTIKDELLEIDAFDGRKRVIYNYTTPILDDGGSVLGAIVVNNDVTEQKRAEAEREKLKEQLVQAQKMESIGRLAGGVAHDFNNMLGVILGHAEMAMNAVETGGELHSGLLEIRRAAERSADLTRQLLAFARRQTINPRVLDLNGTVEGMLKMLRRLIGEEIELSWLPGRGLWPVRMDASQIHQILANLCVNARDAIAGVGSIGIETSTVTLDEADCIGNADCVPGDYVLLAVRDDGCGMDGETMAKLFEPFFTTKALGQGTGLGLSTVYGIVTQNRGFVRVESAPGAGTTLCVYLPRHEGSAETAPVEIQARAARPGSGTILVVEDESAILEMCRRMLGRAGYRVLAASTPGEALALAGAHAGEIHLLLTDLVMPEMNGLDLAARLQASHPGLRLLFMSGYTPDAAAHQRGLPPGAHFLQKPFAMNTLAEQVRRALEKSG; this comes from the coding sequence ATGTCCGGGAAACCATCGCTTGAGGAGCTGCAGGAAAAGATCCGCCGTCTCGAAGGGGAGGCAGAGGAGCGCGGCCGGGCCCTTCGGGAGGCGCTCGCCGGCGAACTCCGGCTGCGCACCCTTATCGAGATGGCGGTGGACGGAATCCTCCAGGGGTCTTCCGAGGGTGTCATCACCGACGCCAACACGAGTGCGCAGCAGATTTTCGGGGTCACGAGAGCAGAGCTGATCGGAAGGCATATCGGCGAGCTTTTCCCGCCCCGGTCCCTGGCGGCGCACCCCCTGCGCTTCGACCTGCTCGCCGCGGGGGGCGTCGTCGTGACCGAGCGGGAGGTGGAGCGGCCGGACGGGGAGCGGGCGTTCGTGGAGATGCACAGCCGCAGGATGCCCGACGGGAGCTATCACTCCATCATCCGCGACATCAGCGGACGCAAGAAGGCGGAGGCGCTGCTCGAGGAATCGGTCGCCCGGAGGGTGCGGGAGCAGGAATTTTCCCAGCTCCTCCTCGACACCACGCCCGCCTTCATCGTGGCGATCGGCTTCGACGGCAGGACCCGCATGATGAACCGGGCGCTGCTGGACGCGCTGGGGTACACGCCCGCGGAGATCCGGGGGGCCGATTACCTCGAGACTTTCGTGCCCCCGGAGGAGAGGAAGGAACTGCGGGCGGTCTTCGACCGCCTCATCCGGGAAGGAATCTCCACGGTCAACGAAAACCGCATCGTCGGCCGTTCGGGGCAGTCGCGTCTCGTCGAGTGGCAGGGGCGGACCGTGGTGGAGGAAGGGAAGAACGCCGGTTTCTTTGTCGGCGTCGGCATCGACATCACCAGGAGGAAGGAGGCCGAGAGCGAGCTCCGGCACCGGGAGTACGTGCTCAACCGGATCTTCGACGTGCTCCCCATCGGGTTGTGGTTCGCCGACCGCGACGGCACGCTGCTGCGCGGCAACCCGGCCGGGGTGAGGATCTGGGGCGCCGAACCTACCGTTCCCCTCGACGGCTACGGCATCTTCAAGGCCCGGCGCCTCCCCTCGGGGGAGGAGGTCGGCCCCGACGACTGGGCCCTGGTCCGCACCATCAGGGAAGGGGTCACGATCAAGGACGAACTGCTCGAAATCGACGCCTTCGACGGCCGGAAGCGCGTCATCTACAACTACACCACCCCCATCCTGGACGACGGCGGGAGCGTGCTCGGCGCCATCGTCGTCAACAACGACGTCACCGAGCAGAAGCGGGCTGAGGCGGAGCGCGAGAAACTGAAGGAGCAGCTGGTCCAGGCCCAGAAGATGGAGTCGATCGGCCGCCTGGCGGGGGGGGTGGCGCACGATTTCAACAACATGCTGGGGGTGATCCTGGGGCACGCGGAGATGGCGATGAACGCCGTGGAAACGGGCGGCGAGCTCCACTCCGGGCTGCTCGAAATCCGCCGGGCGGCCGAGCGGTCGGCCGACCTCACGCGCCAGCTCCTGGCGTTCGCGCGCCGGCAGACCATAAACCCGCGCGTGCTGGACCTGAACGGGACCGTGGAGGGGATGCTGAAGATGCTGCGGCGCCTCATCGGGGAGGAGATCGAGCTTTCCTGGCTCCCCGGGAGGGGCCTGTGGCCGGTCCGGATGGACGCCTCGCAGATTCACCAGATCCTGGCCAACCTCTGCGTCAACGCCCGCGACGCCATCGCCGGGGTCGGCAGCATCGGGATCGAGACTTCGACCGTGACGCTCGACGAGGCCGACTGCATCGGGAACGCGGACTGCGTCCCCGGCGATTACGTGCTGCTCGCGGTCCGGGACGACGGGTGCGGCATGGACGGGGAGACGATGGCCAAGCTCTTCGAGCCGTTCTTTACCACCAAGGCGCTGGGGCAGGGAACCGGGCTGGGCCTGTCGACCGTCTACGGCATTGTCACGCAGAACCGGGGCTTCGTCCGCGTCGAGAGCGCACCCGGGGCGGGAACGACCCTCTGCGTCTATCTGCCCAGGCACGAGGGGAGCGCTGAAACCGCCCCGGTGGAAATCCAGGCGCGGGCCGCCAGGCCGGGGAGCGGGACGATCCTGGTGGTGGAGGACGAGAGCGCGATCCTCGAAATGTGCCGGCGGATGCTCGGGCGGGCGGGCTACCGGGTGCTGGCCGCGTCCACCCCGGGCGAGGCCCTCGCCCTGGCCGGGGCGCACGCCGGGGAGATCCACCTCCTGCTGACCGACCTGGTGATGCCCGAGATGAACGGGCTGGACCTAGCCGCCCGCCTGCAGGCGTCCCACCCCGGTCTCCGGCTCCTCTTCATGTCGGGCTATACGCCCGACGCGGCAGCCCACCAGCGCGGCCTCCCGCCGGGCGCCCACTTTCTCCAGAAGCCCTTCGCGATGAACACCCTGGCGGAGCAGGTGCGCCGCGCCCTCGAAAAATCGGGTTGA
- a CDS encoding cation:proton antiporter: protein MEQIFTVAAFWLGLAVISAVLANHLRISIALVEICVGVAVAAVATHFGKLDLLAADSEWLRFLAGSGAVLLTFLAGAELEPNVIRTKLREVTIVGMVGFLAPFLGCAALAHYVLGWDPSASLLCGVALSTTSMAVVYAVMLETGFNKTDYGKGILGACFINDLGTVIALGLLFAPFTYKTAIFIGVTTLVLAALPFMSQRLTRAYAHRTAAIRTKWILFVLFGLGALALWSGSEAVLPAYIVGMVLAEFSSADAFWVRRFRTLTAGFLTPFYFLRAGTFVSLPALVSAPLVFLLLLAGKVFSKIFGLFPVVARFRRERNERWYYTLLMSTGLTFGTISALYGLSHGIVTRQQYSFLVAVVIASAVVPTLIAGLFFLPRHLLPARAPGKETRPAEEALSDEG, encoded by the coding sequence ATGGAACAGATCTTCACTGTCGCCGCATTCTGGCTCGGGCTGGCCGTCATTTCGGCCGTCCTGGCCAACCACCTCCGAATCTCCATCGCCCTGGTAGAGATCTGCGTCGGCGTGGCAGTCGCCGCCGTCGCGACCCACTTCGGCAAACTCGACCTCCTGGCGGCGGACTCGGAATGGCTCCGCTTCCTGGCGGGCTCGGGCGCCGTCCTGCTCACCTTTCTGGCCGGGGCCGAACTCGAGCCGAACGTCATTCGCACAAAGCTGAGGGAAGTGACCATCGTCGGCATGGTCGGTTTCCTGGCCCCGTTTCTCGGCTGCGCCGCCCTCGCCCATTACGTCCTGGGCTGGGACCCCAGCGCCAGCCTGCTCTGCGGCGTGGCGCTTTCGACCACCTCGATGGCCGTGGTCTACGCCGTCATGCTCGAAACCGGCTTCAACAAGACCGATTACGGGAAGGGGATCCTGGGCGCGTGCTTCATCAACGACCTCGGGACGGTGATCGCCCTGGGCCTCCTCTTTGCGCCGTTCACCTATAAAACCGCCATCTTCATCGGGGTCACCACGCTGGTGCTGGCGGCGCTCCCTTTCATGAGCCAGCGGCTGACCAGGGCCTACGCCCACCGCACGGCCGCCATCCGCACGAAATGGATCCTCTTCGTCCTGTTCGGCCTGGGGGCCCTTGCCCTCTGGTCCGGCAGCGAAGCGGTGCTCCCGGCCTACATCGTCGGGATGGTGCTGGCGGAGTTTTCGAGCGCCGACGCCTTCTGGGTGCGCCGCTTCCGTACCCTGACGGCCGGTTTTCTCACCCCGTTCTACTTCCTGCGCGCCGGAACCTTCGTTTCGCTGCCCGCGCTGGTTTCGGCCCCCCTGGTGTTCCTTCTGCTCCTGGCGGGGAAAGTCTTCTCGAAGATTTTCGGCCTCTTCCCGGTGGTGGCCCGGTTCCGGCGGGAACGGAACGAACGCTGGTACTACACCCTGCTGATGTCGACGGGGCTGACCTTCGGAACCATTTCGGCGCTGTACGGCCTTTCCCATGGGATCGTGACGCGGCAGCAGTATTCCTTCCTGGTCGCGGTCGTCATCGCCAGCGCCGTCGTCCCCACCCTGATCGCCGGCCTGTTCTTTCTCCCCCGGCACCTGCTCCCGGCGCGGGCTCCGGGAAAGGAGACCCGACCCGCGGAGGAAGCGCTCAGCGACGAAGGCTGA
- a CDS encoding PaaI family thioesterase, translated as MRLNPEHIRALVELTNAGPYFRLLSIEVLDIGPGFSRSRVGLEEKHRNPFGMIHGGVYSSLVDTGAYLAVYCDLEEDAGLVTLDLSVHNLAKARDGFLYVEGKRIKAGRNICLAEATITDADGKLIAHGTSKQMVTPGLQTMAQAAAAMGRPPLPPKFLPGA; from the coding sequence ATGAGGTTGAACCCTGAACACATCCGCGCCCTGGTCGAACTGACCAACGCGGGCCCCTATTTCAGGCTGCTGTCGATCGAGGTCCTCGACATCGGCCCCGGTTTTTCCCGGAGCCGGGTGGGGCTGGAGGAGAAGCACCGCAACCCGTTCGGCATGATCCACGGGGGGGTCTATTCCTCGCTCGTGGACACCGGCGCCTACCTGGCCGTCTACTGCGACCTCGAGGAGGACGCGGGGCTCGTCACCCTCGACCTCAGCGTCCATAACCTGGCCAAGGCCCGGGACGGGTTCCTGTACGTGGAGGGGAAACGGATCAAGGCCGGGCGGAATATCTGCCTGGCCGAGGCGACGATCACCGATGCGGACGGGAAACTGATCGCGCACGGCACCTCCAAGCAGATGGTCACCCCGGGCCTGCAGACGATGGCGCAGGCCGCGGCCGCGATGGGCCGGCCGCCGCTCCCCCCGAAATTCCTCCCCGGCGCCTGA
- a CDS encoding porin family protein, with the protein MKRIWAIGALVLLIASGQAPPASAGDFARFELQPLAGVVASGSVPLTSRDGERVGTFAVDSSASAGASLTVYLNELDAVEGLWKRQFTRGTLLEAPAAPEPDEATVPASGALSIDQLHCNFLHHYRLPDPRVRPYVTGGLGVTTYRGARGLWKDSASHFSFAIGGGVKYFPSRRFGIRGEARWSPTLLSASDSDFWCRVGGAGTACRVRLRAVLQHQLDLAGGFILRF; encoded by the coding sequence ATGAAGAGGATATGGGCCATCGGGGCGCTCGTGCTCCTGATCGCATCGGGGCAGGCCCCCCCCGCGTCGGCGGGCGATTTCGCCCGGTTCGAGCTGCAGCCCCTGGCCGGCGTGGTCGCGAGCGGCTCCGTCCCCCTCACCTCCAGGGACGGAGAGCGCGTCGGGACCTTTGCGGTCGACAGTTCCGCGAGCGCCGGGGCGTCCCTGACCGTTTACCTCAACGAGCTGGACGCCGTCGAGGGGCTCTGGAAACGGCAGTTCACCCGCGGAACACTCCTGGAGGCTCCCGCGGCCCCGGAGCCGGACGAGGCGACCGTACCCGCCTCGGGCGCGCTCTCCATTGATCAGCTCCACTGCAATTTCCTGCACCATTACCGCCTCCCCGACCCCAGGGTCCGTCCCTACGTGACGGGGGGCCTCGGGGTGACGACCTACCGGGGCGCGCGCGGGCTCTGGAAGGACTCCGCCTCGCATTTCTCCTTCGCCATCGGCGGCGGGGTGAAATATTTCCCGTCGCGGCGGTTCGGCATCCGGGGGGAGGCGCGCTGGAGCCCGACGCTTCTCTCGGCCTCCGACAGTGACTTCTGGTGCCGCGTCGGCGGGGCGGGGACGGCGTGCCGCGTGAGGCTCCGGGCCGTGCTCCAGCATCAGCTGGATCTTGCGGGAGGGTTCATCCTGCGTTTTTAG